A genomic region of Octopus sinensis linkage group LG2, ASM634580v1, whole genome shotgun sequence contains the following coding sequences:
- the LOC115225734 gene encoding uncharacterized protein LOC115225734, with protein MGKIWYCSIIKYLQGKRLAHKDVHADTVATIEDDAPSYSVVISIVDDFLSTVQKLAAEFRRGILEDDPRFRSPATATTEENIDHVHNMVIDNRLLTLNQIANAIGISR; from the coding sequence ATGGGCAAAATTTGGTATTGTAgtattatcaagtacctgcagggAAAACGTTTAGCCCACAAGGATGTTCATGCTGACACGGTTGCTACAATAGAGGATGACGCTCCAAGCTATTCTGTTGTCATATCTATTGTTGATGACTTtctatcaacagtgcaaaagttgGCAGCCGAATTTAGAAGGGGgattcttgaagatgacccaaggttcAGAAGTCCTGCAACTGCCACGACAGAGGagaacattgatcatgttcacaaCATGGTGATAGATAACAGGTTATTGACtttaaatcaaatagccaatgctattggCATATCTCGATAG